A region from the Tahibacter amnicola genome encodes:
- a CDS encoding LytR/AlgR family response regulator transcription factor yields MIRTLIVDDEPVARRGIRQRLSSEPDITIVGECGDGADAIAAIGELTPDLVFLDIQMPGLDGFAVIEAVGLQRMPAVIFVTAFDQHAVRAFDVHAVDYVLKPVDGDRFRAALDRARATLRDTDDRLAERIAAALAELGHRASPRWTRRLAIKSEGRVTLVDIRDVDRMETAGNYVEVHAGGAVHLLRETMTSLEARLDPQRFARVSRTALVNLDKVREVQAMFNGDFVLVLRDGSEVSGSRRFRTALDALLR; encoded by the coding sequence ATGATCCGTACCCTCATCGTCGACGATGAACCCGTTGCGCGGCGCGGTATCCGCCAGCGCCTCAGCAGTGAGCCGGATATCACGATCGTCGGGGAGTGTGGCGACGGTGCGGACGCGATTGCGGCGATCGGAGAACTGACGCCCGATCTGGTCTTCCTGGACATACAGATGCCCGGACTGGATGGCTTCGCCGTGATCGAGGCGGTGGGTCTGCAGCGGATGCCGGCGGTGATCTTCGTCACCGCCTTCGACCAGCACGCCGTTCGCGCCTTCGACGTCCACGCCGTCGACTATGTGCTCAAGCCCGTTGACGGCGACCGGTTCCGCGCAGCGCTGGACCGCGCCCGCGCCACGCTCCGGGATACCGACGATCGACTCGCCGAACGCATCGCCGCTGCGCTGGCGGAACTGGGGCACAGGGCTTCGCCGCGCTGGACACGCCGTCTGGCGATCAAGTCCGAAGGACGGGTGACGCTGGTGGATATCCGCGATGTCGATCGCATGGAAACAGCAGGAAACTATGTCGAAGTCCACGCCGGCGGAGCCGTCCACCTGCTGCGCGAGACGATGACCAGCCTGGAAGCCCGGCTGGATCCGCAGCGCTTCGCGCGCGTCTCCCGCACGGCACTGGTGAACCTGGACAAGGTGCGCGAGGTGCAGGCGATGTTCAATGGCGACTTCGTGCTGGTCCTGCGGGATGGGTCGGAAGTGAGCGGAAGCCGGCGCTTTCGCACCGCCCTGGATGCTCTGCTGCGCTAG
- a CDS encoding glycosyl hydrolase family 8, translating into MRFACVLAATVIAGSAIAAPQFPFPHHAAYARGTLKPNHRTQVQLDQDVRDFYAWWKSQYLVQDGTEPDGQPRYRIRANTDGNGNTVSEAQGYGITIVSLMAGEDPAAQTIVDGLWEYFNDHRSGIDPRLMTWNVTAGGQAQYGNNSAYDGDADLALGLLIASAQWGNNGRIDYRAKALDIAAGQAASVTGPVSRLPMLGDWVAPDGSQYNQWTVRPSDFMPAHFLNFQSFASNGVVWAQVIAATGAAIEHLQTYAPTSHLVPDFAIRESAGSSTLKPANPGFLEGPHDGDYNYNAGRVPWRLATHALLHGDGRAAVQAYRMSSWIQTATGGNASLIRPGYTLAGTPITTSYFTSFFAAPFGTAAMVGTGQQAWLNAVYDSVRSRHEGYYEDSVNLLCLLLMSGSYWDPVSVDRIFQDGLHRVAQ; encoded by the coding sequence ATGCGATTTGCCTGCGTCCTCGCTGCTACCGTCATCGCGGGATCCGCTATCGCGGCTCCGCAATTTCCCTTTCCGCACCACGCCGCGTATGCCCGCGGCACGCTCAAGCCCAACCATCGCACGCAGGTCCAGCTCGACCAGGACGTGCGCGACTTCTACGCGTGGTGGAAATCGCAATACCTCGTGCAGGATGGCACTGAACCGGACGGCCAGCCGCGCTATCGTATCCGCGCCAACACCGACGGCAACGGCAATACGGTGTCCGAGGCGCAGGGCTACGGCATCACCATCGTGTCGTTGATGGCCGGTGAAGATCCGGCGGCGCAGACCATCGTCGATGGACTGTGGGAGTACTTCAATGACCATCGCAGCGGCATTGACCCGCGGCTGATGACCTGGAACGTGACGGCCGGCGGCCAGGCGCAGTACGGTAACAACAGTGCCTACGACGGCGATGCGGACCTGGCCCTGGGCCTGTTGATCGCGTCGGCGCAGTGGGGCAACAACGGCCGTATCGACTATCGCGCGAAAGCGCTGGATATCGCAGCCGGACAGGCCGCCTCGGTGACCGGGCCGGTTTCGCGCCTGCCGATGCTGGGCGACTGGGTGGCGCCGGACGGCAGCCAGTACAACCAGTGGACGGTCCGTCCGTCCGACTTCATGCCGGCGCATTTTCTCAATTTCCAGAGTTTCGCCAGTAACGGCGTCGTCTGGGCCCAGGTCATCGCAGCGACCGGTGCGGCCATCGAGCACCTGCAGACATACGCCCCGACGTCGCACCTGGTGCCGGATTTCGCGATCCGCGAAAGCGCCGGCAGCAGTACGCTCAAGCCGGCCAATCCGGGATTTCTCGAGGGGCCCCACGACGGCGACTACAACTACAACGCCGGTCGCGTGCCCTGGCGGCTTGCCACGCATGCCCTGCTGCACGGCGATGGCCGCGCCGCTGTCCAGGCCTATCGGATGTCGAGCTGGATTCAAACCGCGACCGGCGGCAACGCCAGTCTGATCCGGCCGGGCTACACGCTCGCGGGAACGCCGATCACCACGAGCTATTTCACGAGCTTCTTCGCCGCACCGTTTGGCACGGCGGCCATGGTGGGCACCGGCCAGCAAGCCTGGCTCAACGCCGTCTACGACAGCGTACGCTCCCGCCATGAAGGGTATTACGAGGACAGCGTCAACCTGCTATGCCTGTTGCTGATGAGCGGCAGCTACTGGGATCCGGTCAGCGTCGACCGGATCTTCCAGGATGGCCTGCATCGCGTCGCACAGTAG
- a CDS encoding crotonase/enoyl-CoA hydratase family protein gives MNGISNCAILAIRDEAGLRLSTWNSQPPWTVVRAVAGGRAVWRSAIAGLESCGTVFRMSILLVEHRDSIALVRLNRPDKRNAISFQLLRELDETARQLRRDHRLRAVILCGAGESFSSGIDLSDLAEPRHRLWAAWQLIKPGRSLFQQAFLTWQEMPVPVLAAVHGHCFGAGLQLALAADIRFAAPDCQLSIMESRWGLVPDMGLTRSLRGVVHADVARELTYTARIVRGDEAQPLGLVTHVTPDPLAAAMALAQEIAQRSPDAVLAAKRVLDAMQHQPRRALRLEKLWQLRLLRGRNAAVARKRATDPETPFAPREYD, from the coding sequence ATGAACGGAATTTCCAATTGCGCCATTTTGGCAATCCGCGACGAAGCCGGCCTGCGGCTCTCCACCTGGAACTCGCAGCCGCCGTGGACCGTCGTCCGTGCAGTCGCCGGCGGACGCGCCGTGTGGCGAAGTGCCATTGCCGGGTTGGAAAGTTGTGGTACGGTCTTCCGGATGAGCATCCTCCTGGTCGAACACCGCGATTCCATCGCACTGGTCCGGCTCAACCGGCCAGACAAGCGCAATGCCATCAGTTTTCAGCTGCTGCGCGAGCTGGATGAGACGGCCCGTCAACTCCGGCGCGATCACCGGCTGCGCGCCGTGATCCTGTGCGGTGCAGGCGAGTCGTTTTCGTCCGGCATCGACCTCTCCGACCTGGCAGAACCGCGCCACCGGCTCTGGGCAGCCTGGCAGCTGATCAAGCCGGGACGCAGCCTCTTCCAGCAGGCCTTTCTCACCTGGCAGGAGATGCCGGTTCCCGTCCTCGCCGCCGTGCACGGGCATTGCTTCGGCGCGGGGCTGCAGCTGGCGTTGGCCGCCGATATCCGCTTCGCCGCGCCCGACTGCCAATTGTCGATCATGGAATCGCGCTGGGGACTGGTTCCGGACATGGGCCTTACACGCAGCCTGCGGGGAGTAGTGCATGCCGATGTCGCCAGGGAACTGACGTATACGGCCCGCATCGTGCGCGGTGACGAAGCGCAGCCGCTCGGCCTGGTCACGCACGTGACGCCAGACCCGCTCGCCGCAGCGATGGCGCTGGCACAGGAAATCGCCCAGCGGTCGCCCGATGCCGTACTCGCCGCCAAGCGCGTGCTGGACGCCATGCAACACCAGCCTCGTCGTGCGCTGCGGCTGGAAAAACTGTGGCAACTACGGCTGCTGCGCGGGCGCAACGCCGCCGTGGCGCGAAAGCGGGCGACCGATCCCGAAACGCCGTTCGCGCCGCGCGAGTACGACTGA
- a CDS encoding HEAT repeat domain-containing protein — protein sequence MLGEAAQSVGPQVLEHLKSEDLDDRAYAATVLGMIGYRPATPELIAATKSEDWRLVLVSVNSLGWLNAVEARPDVQRIARTHSLETVRRQAIQTLEVLDGRRTSVPNRVPDPQSSTGAFSLVEHPFGTRRNACPNGPWRWNGRVVEVPVEGKNGSGTSPQTPSVTTMNLGGRVSSLKVPGGRLVGNSQGEWGGGLYFETDGKEPQTLYERNVDAIVRGPDGVVAIGGLAHLTSDSGFVVAVERTANGYAAAVRLALTSAPERVVPIDASALLISTNIVNLVLRPGWQLEEASCAADTKGR from the coding sequence ATGCTCGGCGAAGCGGCCCAGAGTGTGGGGCCCCAGGTGCTTGAGCACTTGAAGTCCGAAGATCTCGATGACCGGGCCTATGCCGCTACCGTCCTCGGCATGATCGGCTACCGGCCGGCGACTCCCGAACTGATCGCGGCGACGAAGTCGGAGGATTGGCGACTGGTGCTGGTCAGTGTGAATAGCCTGGGGTGGTTGAACGCCGTCGAGGCACGGCCCGACGTCCAGCGTATTGCCCGGACGCATTCGCTGGAGACAGTCAGGCGCCAGGCCATTCAGACACTGGAAGTGCTGGATGGCCGGCGCACATCGGTGCCCAACCGGGTTCCCGATCCACAGTCGTCGACGGGTGCATTCTCCTTGGTGGAGCACCCCTTCGGCACCCGCCGCAATGCCTGTCCGAACGGGCCTTGGCGCTGGAATGGCCGCGTCGTCGAGGTACCGGTCGAAGGCAAGAACGGTAGCGGAACGTCGCCGCAGACGCCGTCGGTCACGACGATGAACCTGGGCGGCAGGGTCTCGTCACTGAAGGTTCCCGGCGGGCGTCTGGTCGGCAACAGTCAGGGAGAATGGGGCGGCGGTCTTTACTTCGAAACGGACGGCAAGGAGCCCCAGACGCTTTACGAGCGAAACGTCGACGCTATCGTGCGTGGGCCCGACGGCGTGGTCGCCATCGGCGGACTGGCGCATTTGACGTCCGACAGCGGATTTGTCGTGGCTGTTGAGCGCACCGCGAACGGCTACGCCGCGGCAGTCCGCCTGGCCCTGACCAGTGCCCCGGAGAGAGTAGTCCCCATCGACGCATCGGCACTGTTGATCTCGACGAACATCGTCAATCTCGTCCTTCGGCCCGGCTGGCAATTGGAAGAGGCAAGCTGCGCAGCCGATACCAAAGGTCGCTGA
- a CDS encoding class I SAM-dependent methyltransferase: protein MSHYAGPLLTLDVANAFLSARDAGAAGWSGSFDLGRSRGEALLSADAWEWQGERYPYPGKLKDRTIYYWDGASFESVSRFSGSLIKLVPTEWGAPTFEIDGIKMLPTSKESPYDDARRKVALIEPRGKAVLDTCGGLGYFAACCLEAGVARIQSFEKNADVLWLRTINPWSPDPSAPASGGRLQLTHSDVSQAITTIADASVDALLHDPPRFGIAGELYSQVFYDQLARVLRRGGRLFHYTGSPNKLTSGRDVPREVEKRLAKAGFKAQLALDGVLAVRR from the coding sequence GTGTCGCACTACGCTGGCCCGCTGCTCACCCTGGACGTTGCCAACGCCTTCCTTTCTGCCCGCGACGCGGGCGCAGCCGGCTGGTCCGGTTCCTTCGACCTGGGCCGCTCCCGCGGTGAAGCGCTGTTGTCTGCCGATGCCTGGGAATGGCAGGGCGAACGCTATCCCTATCCGGGCAAACTCAAGGATCGCACGATCTACTACTGGGACGGTGCTTCGTTCGAATCCGTCTCGCGCTTCTCCGGCTCGCTGATCAAGCTCGTGCCCACGGAGTGGGGCGCCCCCACGTTCGAGATCGACGGCATCAAGATGTTACCCACGTCGAAGGAATCGCCCTACGACGATGCACGTCGCAAGGTCGCCTTGATCGAGCCGCGGGGAAAAGCCGTGCTTGACACCTGCGGAGGCCTTGGCTATTTCGCGGCGTGTTGCCTGGAAGCGGGTGTTGCGCGAATCCAGTCCTTCGAGAAGAACGCCGACGTGCTCTGGCTGCGCACGATCAATCCCTGGTCGCCGGATCCCTCGGCACCGGCCAGCGGCGGTCGCTTGCAGTTGACGCATTCAGACGTATCACAGGCGATCACGACCATTGCCGATGCATCGGTCGATGCCTTGCTGCACGATCCGCCGCGCTTTGGTATCGCCGGGGAGCTGTATTCGCAGGTGTTCTATGACCAGCTGGCGCGCGTGCTTCGCCGCGGCGGTCGCCTGTTTCACTACACCGGCAGTCCCAACAAGCTCACCAGCGGACGCGATGTGCCACGCGAAGTGGAGAAGCGTCTCGCCAAGGCCGGATTCAAGGCGCAACTGGCGCTCGACGGCGTACTGGCGGTACGCCGTTGA
- a CDS encoding ester cyclase, with protein MSKRSLLLGALCSAIALVQAHTLVDAAPAGAASEVEHNTRTARRVYEEGLNQGRFEVRYTDDFIGHGGAATFTHEQGMAEVRGWRAAFPDLAVSVDRTVAQDDLVAVHWTARGTNTGDGNGITATGKRVQISGIAIFRFKDGAIAEEWTSADALGLRKQLGLLPTSAKP; from the coding sequence ATGAGCAAGCGAAGTCTCTTGCTGGGCGCACTGTGTAGTGCGATCGCTCTTGTCCAGGCGCACACGCTGGTTGATGCAGCGCCTGCTGGCGCCGCAAGCGAGGTGGAACACAACACGCGCACGGCGCGCCGGGTCTACGAGGAGGGCCTGAACCAGGGACGCTTCGAGGTGCGCTACACCGACGACTTCATCGGTCATGGTGGCGCGGCAACGTTCACCCACGAACAGGGCATGGCGGAAGTGCGCGGCTGGCGCGCGGCCTTTCCCGATCTTGCCGTCAGCGTCGACCGTACCGTGGCCCAGGACGACCTCGTCGCCGTGCACTGGACGGCCCGCGGCACGAATACCGGCGATGGGAACGGCATCACCGCGACCGGCAAGCGGGTGCAGATCAGCGGCATTGCGATCTTCCGCTTCAAGGACGGCGCCATTGCCGAAGAATGGACGTCCGCCGATGCGCTGGGCCTGCGCAAGCAGCTGGGATTGCTTCCGACGTCAGCGAAACCGTAG
- a CDS encoding sensor histidine kinase: protein MRRRPWRYPVAVTMATWTLVGLMLATQAYLAGVIRGEPVPWTRPLLVWMPWAYGWAVLTPLVWRMAEWVPIVHPRLARALAIHAAAAVVVVTLDLALFATMAPWLGAVNTTPSWAGTFSKLFGTTFLLHLPVYVLIVGTAHVARAMRLTRDREQRSLRLETQLADARLAALRAQLEPHFLFNALNTIAVLMREDVDAAERVLVRLSSLLRRTLEASDTREIPLRDELAFVEAYLAVESARFDDRLSYAIEVAPEWQHAAVPCLILQPLVENAVRHGLAERGAPLHITIQAHRRDDSLVLRVKDDGAGMVKDAADGIGLSNTRSRLALLYGPCQSVSIDSASARGVTVTLTIPWRTAGTTP, encoded by the coding sequence ATGCGTCGCAGACCTTGGCGGTATCCCGTCGCCGTCACGATGGCCACATGGACGCTGGTCGGCCTGATGCTGGCGACGCAGGCCTATCTCGCCGGCGTCATCCGCGGCGAGCCCGTGCCCTGGACGCGCCCATTGCTGGTCTGGATGCCCTGGGCCTATGGCTGGGCCGTCCTGACGCCCCTGGTGTGGCGCATGGCGGAATGGGTGCCGATAGTGCATCCGCGCCTCGCCCGCGCCCTGGCCATCCACGCCGCTGCTGCGGTTGTGGTCGTTACCCTCGACCTGGCACTGTTTGCCACGATGGCCCCCTGGCTGGGTGCCGTGAACACCACACCCAGCTGGGCCGGAACGTTCTCGAAGCTGTTCGGGACGACATTCCTGCTGCATCTGCCGGTTTACGTCCTGATCGTCGGCACCGCGCACGTCGCACGCGCCATGCGCCTGACACGCGATCGGGAACAACGCTCGCTGCGCCTGGAGACGCAGCTGGCCGATGCGCGTCTCGCCGCGTTGCGCGCGCAGCTGGAGCCGCATTTTCTGTTCAACGCGCTCAATACCATCGCCGTGCTCATGCGCGAGGACGTGGATGCGGCCGAGCGTGTACTGGTGCGCCTGAGCAGCCTGCTGCGTCGAACACTGGAAGCGTCCGATACGCGCGAGATTCCGCTACGCGACGAACTGGCATTTGTCGAAGCCTACCTGGCCGTGGAAAGCGCGCGATTCGACGACCGACTGTCGTATGCCATTGAGGTGGCGCCGGAATGGCAGCACGCCGCCGTGCCTTGCCTCATTCTTCAGCCGCTGGTGGAGAACGCCGTGCGGCATGGCCTGGCCGAACGAGGAGCGCCGTTGCACATCACCATCCAGGCGCATCGGCGCGACGATTCACTCGTCCTTCGTGTGAAGGACGACGGGGCCGGGATGGTCAAAGACGCCGCAGACGGTATCGGCCTGTCCAATACGCGATCGCGCCTGGCGTTGCTGTATGGGCCATGCCAATCGGTCTCGATCGACAGTGCTTCCGCGCGTGGCGTGACGGTGACGTTGACAATCCCCTGGCGGACAGCGGGAACCACGCCATGA
- a CDS encoding calcium-binding protein yields MPYDFPPVEQAAITAHYENGPTLVNLCPPPERPCNFGDMYAYIAQRLELPAATDAGVRNSLAWFRTATDTTRGEGLYSTLIRSYTRRQGQLHNVVMHDGTGPFGVQESSNAVARNVYKGLREGTPLTAYSPATRPWEAPGIPVIAEADATAIGRTLFEVPLGPSDTAVSRNAAWTGAPMFTLLGSDQTWRLISSTPKDTTANTLDDYRNLLYVQNAYTYAVSEAGQEVGTALWRGVLNPWSTESKVACKDAAFGVMAGCLTNTLKGTVVEPYMAQLDQYGVCRSVALLNSGYYGRFVGGQSEYALCVRRARSFVLAPFFPLDSDPGYVSALFRSVGGVPGQNVQVRYESPSNLGAIATLNLAERDEARQALEGLSPFFVRGGVSPAPSDGLAELGEQYLQDRAEMLKARLAFDAARKHYGEVELENADVFGRTHYVDRRDNIEMRIRNGSASTLTREVLYGSRGADAFQGGNHDDALYGRDGNDQLDGGAGSDLLDGGSGNDTYIVGAGHDIIVDTDGTGSVRYNGVTLSNTSRIAHGVWASSDGRFRFSKVDRDGRTNLVITDSTAAGSVEIENWISGSLGITLGNENDATPPATLSAPDSTTFAMRRDLYEFGSPGADLIRSGPEYDYVGASLGADIVYGGAGNDRLMGGTDANAYYGEEDHDYIRTGPAVATAAVAAADTDRIEGGEQSDNLFGGVGNDIVYAGKATDDINLGGTNAQGDWILGGKGDDQVFGSRELDFVNGGGGRDIAFGGAGDDVLLGDGDNDFFLNTTSIPFTNADIGKAARHTWVNNSWQTRTASMLGPGEAISVPLTPDRHFEWSITRTGDAFTFTPAVSHGTLVRVDTEGASDELHGGPGSDWMAGQAGDDTLFGEDGDDRLFGDDPVALPAGSLPGKDVLRGSNGNDRLFGNESDDALYGDDGDDVLYGDDDADTVGGQDRLFGGRGNDKLFGGRGADVLFGNDGDDNPLVGEAGDDEIYGDAGNDVLVGDGGSGTAGNDRLHGGDGNDQLMGENGNDHLSGGAGADQLSGDAGDDTLVGGIGADTLTGGAGNDRYQFGYGDDSGPGETVITDSSGMNRIAFEAGVFPQQVRLQVSGGDLVVLYGDSDRIRVAGGAAGGVIGTYEFGDGRVLTHAELMNLVAGTKDGSMKAMAPTDFGDLIEGGANADMLSLLGGHDVGYGAGGNDTIDGGPGDDVLDGGDGNDQVRGNTGSDRLYGGRGVDTLEGAAGDDDLFGGAGDDNQNGGPGNDDLVGGQGNDQLFGDEGDDLLHGGPGADLLQGGNGSDVYTFRYGDDPGASASPGTLIDDAASSISNTIRFEEGIRVEDVHLQMGSDTNGTLTVSYAAPGGAPGVFRVKCGVGGVVINRFEFGSHSSFTFSQMLARENLGNPVQVAGCPAPHTPGAVALLRTATHGECGSHAEWQAPMQGSTSFYAVNLSCTGPGGPLARRITTTDTQFYSAYPCMRAGDVDISVSACVTDQSCGPASTTRIWDNPQCN; encoded by the coding sequence GTGCCCTATGATTTTCCGCCGGTGGAGCAAGCAGCGATCACCGCGCACTATGAGAATGGTCCGACTCTCGTCAATCTGTGTCCCCCGCCCGAGCGGCCGTGCAACTTCGGGGACATGTACGCCTACATTGCACAGCGCCTTGAGCTTCCCGCGGCCACTGATGCAGGCGTCAGGAATTCGCTGGCCTGGTTTCGCACGGCGACCGACACGACACGCGGCGAAGGTCTCTACTCGACACTGATCCGCTCCTATACGCGGCGTCAGGGACAGCTCCACAACGTTGTCATGCATGACGGTACCGGGCCCTTCGGTGTTCAGGAGTCGTCGAATGCGGTGGCCCGGAACGTTTACAAAGGGCTCCGCGAAGGGACGCCGCTGACGGCCTACAGCCCGGCGACGCGCCCCTGGGAAGCGCCCGGCATTCCCGTTATCGCAGAGGCGGATGCTACCGCCATTGGCCGAACCCTCTTCGAAGTACCGCTGGGACCCAGCGATACGGCCGTATCACGCAACGCAGCCTGGACAGGCGCGCCCATGTTCACGCTGCTGGGATCGGACCAGACCTGGCGCCTGATCTCCTCCACGCCGAAAGACACCACCGCCAACACCCTCGACGACTACCGCAACCTGCTCTACGTCCAGAATGCCTATACCTATGCCGTGTCGGAAGCGGGCCAGGAGGTCGGTACGGCCCTGTGGCGGGGCGTGCTGAACCCCTGGTCGACCGAAAGCAAGGTCGCGTGCAAGGACGCCGCGTTCGGCGTCATGGCCGGGTGCCTGACGAACACCCTCAAGGGCACCGTGGTGGAACCCTACATGGCGCAGCTCGACCAGTACGGCGTCTGCCGTTCGGTCGCCTTGCTCAATAGCGGCTACTACGGCCGGTTCGTTGGCGGACAATCCGAATACGCGCTGTGCGTTCGCCGCGCAAGGTCGTTCGTGCTCGCGCCGTTCTTTCCGCTCGATTCCGATCCGGGCTATGTCTCCGCGTTGTTCCGGAGCGTCGGCGGAGTGCCGGGACAGAACGTTCAGGTCCGCTACGAGTCGCCGTCGAATCTTGGCGCCATCGCCACGCTGAATCTGGCCGAGCGGGATGAAGCACGGCAGGCGCTCGAGGGCCTGAGTCCGTTCTTCGTGCGCGGTGGCGTGTCACCCGCGCCATCGGATGGACTCGCCGAGCTGGGCGAGCAGTATCTCCAGGACCGCGCGGAAATGTTGAAAGCGCGCCTGGCATTCGACGCCGCGCGCAAGCACTACGGCGAAGTGGAACTGGAGAACGCGGACGTCTTCGGCCGCACCCACTACGTGGATCGTCGCGACAACATCGAGATGCGGATCCGAAATGGCTCCGCCAGCACGTTGACGCGCGAGGTCCTGTACGGAAGCCGGGGTGCTGACGCGTTCCAGGGCGGCAATCACGACGACGCGCTGTACGGCCGCGACGGCAACGATCAGCTCGACGGTGGCGCCGGCAGCGACTTGCTCGACGGCGGCAGCGGCAACGACACCTACATCGTCGGTGCCGGTCACGACATTATCGTCGACACCGACGGTACGGGCAGCGTCCGCTACAACGGCGTGACGCTGTCGAACACCAGCCGCATTGCCCACGGCGTCTGGGCAAGTAGCGATGGTCGCTTCCGGTTTTCCAAGGTGGATCGCGACGGTCGGACGAATCTGGTCATCACCGATTCGACCGCCGCCGGCAGCGTCGAAATCGAAAACTGGATTTCCGGATCGCTGGGTATCACGTTGGGGAACGAGAACGACGCCACGCCACCGGCGACACTCAGTGCGCCCGACAGCACTACCTTCGCTATGCGTCGCGACCTGTACGAGTTCGGTTCGCCCGGCGCTGACCTGATTCGCAGTGGTCCCGAATATGACTACGTCGGTGCATCCCTGGGTGCCGACATCGTCTACGGAGGGGCGGGCAATGATCGCCTCATGGGCGGCACCGATGCGAACGCGTACTACGGCGAGGAGGATCACGACTACATCCGGACCGGCCCGGCTGTCGCCACCGCCGCCGTGGCAGCCGCGGACACGGATCGCATCGAGGGCGGAGAGCAGTCTGACAACCTCTTCGGCGGTGTCGGCAATGACATCGTGTATGCCGGCAAGGCCACCGACGATATCAACCTCGGTGGTACCAATGCGCAGGGTGACTGGATACTGGGCGGAAAGGGCGATGACCAGGTTTTCGGCTCCCGCGAGCTGGACTTCGTCAACGGCGGCGGCGGACGGGATATCGCCTTCGGTGGTGCCGGCGATGATGTGTTGCTCGGTGATGGTGACAACGACTTTTTCCTGAACACCACGTCCATCCCCTTCACGAACGCGGACATCGGCAAGGCTGCACGACACACCTGGGTCAACAATAGCTGGCAGACGCGCACAGCATCGATGCTCGGGCCGGGCGAGGCCATTTCGGTTCCCCTGACACCGGACCGTCACTTCGAATGGTCCATCACGCGCACGGGCGATGCGTTCACCTTCACGCCGGCGGTTTCCCACGGCACGCTGGTGCGGGTTGACACGGAAGGCGCGTCGGATGAGCTCCACGGTGGTCCTGGCAGTGACTGGATGGCGGGACAGGCCGGCGATGACACGCTGTTCGGCGAGGACGGTGATGACCGGCTCTTCGGCGATGACCCGGTCGCACTGCCGGCAGGCAGCCTGCCGGGCAAGGACGTCCTGCGTGGCAGTAACGGCAATGACCGGCTGTTCGGCAACGAGAGCGACGATGCGCTCTACGGCGACGATGGCGACGACGTCCTGTACGGCGACGATGACGCGGACACGGTCGGCGGCCAGGATCGCCTGTTTGGCGGCCGTGGCAACGACAAATTGTTCGGAGGCCGAGGCGCCGACGTCCTGTTCGGCAATGACGGTGACGACAATCCCCTGGTGGGCGAAGCCGGTGACGATGAAATCTACGGTGACGCGGGCAATGACGTCCTCGTGGGCGATGGCGGCAGCGGAACGGCCGGCAACGATCGTCTCCATGGGGGCGACGGCAATGATCAGCTGATGGGTGAAAACGGCAACGATCACCTCTCCGGCGGTGCGGGTGCGGACCAGCTCAGCGGTGACGCGGGCGACGACACCCTGGTGGGCGGCATCGGCGCCGACACGCTCACGGGTGGGGCCGGCAATGATCGCTACCAGTTCGGGTACGGTGACGACAGCGGTCCCGGCGAGACCGTGATCACCGACAGCAGCGGCATGAACCGCATTGCCTTCGAGGCAGGCGTGTTTCCGCAACAGGTACGTCTGCAAGTGTCAGGGGGTGACCTGGTCGTGCTCTACGGCGATTCCGACCGCATTCGTGTGGCGGGAGGCGCTGCGGGTGGTGTCATCGGGACCTATGAATTTGGTGACGGACGCGTTCTGACGCATGCCGAGCTGATGAACCTCGTGGCTGGGACGAAAGATGGCTCGATGAAGGCAATGGCACCGACCGACTTCGGCGACTTGATCGAAGGCGGCGCCAACGCGGACATGCTGAGCCTGCTGGGCGGTCATGACGTGGGCTACGGCGCAGGCGGCAACGACACCATCGACGGGGGCCCGGGTGACGACGTGCTGGATGGCGGCGACGGCAACGACCAGGTCCGCGGCAACACCGGCAGCGATAGGCTCTATGGTGGTCGGGGCGTGGACACGCTGGAAGGTGCTGCCGGCGACGATGACCTGTTCGGTGGTGCAGGTGACGACAACCAGAACGGAGGACCTGGCAATGACGACCTGGTCGGCGGGCAGGGCAACGACCAGTTGTTTGGCGACGAAGGCGATGACCTCCTCCACGGTGGACCGGGTGCTGATCTGCTGCAGGGCGGCAACGGCTCGGACGTCTACACCTTCCGCTACGGCGACGATCCGGGCGCTTCCGCGTCACCGGGAACGCTGATCGATGACGCCGCATCGTCCATTTCCAACACGATCCGTTTCGAAGAAGGTATCCGTGTGGAAGATGTTCACCTGCAGATGGGCAGCGACACGAATGGCACGCTGACCGTCTCCTACGCGGCCCCGGGAGGTGCGCCGGGCGTGTTCCGCGTCAAGTGCGGCGTCGGCGGCGTGGTGATCAACCGGTTCGAGTTCGGCAGCCATTCCTCGTTCACGTTCAGCCAGATGCTGGCCCGCGAGAACCTGGGCAACCCTGTCCAGGTGGCGGGCTGCCCGGCACCGCATACGCCCGGCGCTGTCGCGTTGCTGCGAACGGCCACCCATGGCGAATGCGGATCCCATGCGGAGTGGCAGGCGCCGATGCAGGGATCGACAAGCTTCTATGCCGTGAATCTCAGCTGCACAGGCCCGGGCGGGCCGCTGGCCCGGCGTATCACCACGACCGACACCCAGTTCTATTCGGCATACCCGTGCATGCGTGCCGGCGATGTGGACATCAGCGTGAGCGCCTGTGTCACCGACCAGTCGTGTGGTCCGGCCAGCACGACGCGGATCTGGGACAACCCGCAATGTAACTGA